One stretch of Chloroflexota bacterium DNA includes these proteins:
- a CDS encoding S8 family serine peptidase: MRQRFYIGLVASAIVAFALFGSAAAETRVPPTTPLVGARAVKADGKLSARLAMLARAPSLRAASAIDQAQALSTAPAGPGSLVRDAQGRLLAEIRSDDLSPAYQQALRAAGADITHISERYATIAAYLDPARLTEIEALAATQSVQEALAPIVGHAGYASPAGPASTCPQGTAVSEGDTQLRAALARSNYSLTGTGVQVGVLSDSFNDNLGASADVTSGDLPGATNTCGYTTPVNVLYESTTTDEGRAMAQIVHDLAPAATLSFATANGGQVAFGDHIRALKAAGASVIVDDVIYFAEPYFQDGIPAVAISDTVRTGALYFTAATNVNVIVGGNNVASNEAPAYRPTSCRAGVTDPSCHNFNPSGGTQNSLDFTLASGYAVRVVLQWAEPWYGVTTDLDAYLTNDAGTVLVSSLNNNPGTTQQPFEYMYYGNSSGVPVNLHVSVSRYSGAATPRLKVVLFTNCNCGLSNVSPATSAGGDIVGPTIMGHTSNRDAFSVAAAPYNDDNNPEGYSARGPAAHYFGPVVNTTPAAAIPTETIQQPDFTATDGGCNTFFGGFSSGCYRFYGTSAAAPHAAAIAALLKQKANALGKPLSRGTAQMILQTSARAMSGGNLNSVGAGLLDANAAVAKLINTKWLYLPAILR, translated from the coding sequence GTGCGCCAACGATTCTATATCGGGCTCGTTGCAAGTGCGATCGTCGCCTTCGCGCTGTTCGGGAGCGCCGCCGCCGAAACGCGGGTGCCGCCCACGACCCCGCTCGTTGGCGCGCGCGCCGTTAAAGCGGATGGCAAGCTGTCGGCGCGACTGGCGATGCTTGCGCGCGCGCCGTCGCTGCGCGCGGCGTCCGCCATTGATCAAGCGCAGGCATTGAGTACGGCGCCGGCCGGGCCGGGCAGTCTGGTGCGCGATGCGCAGGGGCGTCTGCTGGCCGAAATACGCTCCGACGATCTATCGCCGGCCTATCAACAAGCCTTGCGCGCTGCCGGTGCAGATATTACACACATCTCGGAGCGCTACGCGACCATCGCGGCCTACCTGGATCCGGCGCGCTTGACTGAGATTGAGGCATTGGCCGCGACCCAGAGCGTGCAGGAAGCGCTGGCGCCGATTGTCGGCCATGCCGGGTACGCCAGCCCGGCCGGCCCGGCTTCCACCTGCCCGCAAGGCACGGCGGTGTCCGAAGGTGACACGCAACTGCGCGCGGCGCTGGCGCGCTCAAACTACTCACTCACGGGAACGGGCGTGCAGGTCGGCGTGCTGTCGGACTCATTCAACGATAACCTCGGCGCGTCCGCCGACGTGACGAGCGGCGATTTGCCCGGTGCGACCAACACGTGTGGTTACACGACGCCTGTCAATGTGCTGTACGAGAGTACCACGACCGATGAAGGCCGTGCGATGGCGCAGATCGTCCATGACCTGGCCCCGGCGGCGACGCTGAGCTTTGCGACGGCGAATGGCGGCCAGGTCGCGTTCGGCGACCACATTCGCGCGCTCAAGGCGGCCGGCGCGAGCGTGATTGTCGACGACGTCATCTATTTTGCCGAGCCGTATTTTCAGGACGGCATCCCGGCCGTGGCGATCTCCGACACGGTGCGGACCGGAGCGCTGTACTTCACGGCCGCGACCAACGTGAACGTGATTGTCGGGGGCAACAATGTGGCTTCAAACGAGGCGCCGGCCTACCGGCCGACGAGTTGCCGCGCCGGTGTCACCGATCCGTCGTGTCACAACTTCAACCCGAGCGGCGGCACACAGAACAGTCTCGACTTCACGCTGGCCTCCGGTTACGCCGTGCGGGTCGTCCTGCAGTGGGCCGAACCGTGGTACGGCGTCACTACCGATCTGGACGCGTATTTGACGAACGACGCCGGCACGGTGTTAGTGTCCAGCCTGAACAACAATCCGGGAACCACCCAGCAACCTTTTGAATACATGTACTACGGAAACTCCAGCGGCGTTCCGGTGAACCTGCATGTGAGTGTGTCGCGCTACTCGGGCGCTGCCACGCCGCGGCTCAAGGTCGTGCTGTTCACGAACTGCAACTGCGGCTTGAGCAATGTGTCACCGGCCACATCGGCGGGCGGAGACATCGTCGGCCCCACGATCATGGGCCATACGTCCAACCGCGACGCGTTCAGCGTGGCGGCCGCGCCGTACAATGACGACAACAACCCGGAAGGCTACAGCGCGCGCGGCCCGGCCGCCCATTACTTCGGACCGGTCGTCAATACCACGCCGGCGGCGGCGATCCCGACCGAGACCATCCAGCAGCCGGATTTCACCGCGACCGATGGCGGCTGCAATACGTTCTTCGGCGGGTTCAGTTCCGGCTGTTACCGCTTCTACGGCACCTCGGCGGCCGCGCCGCATGCGGCCGCTATCGCCGCGCTGTTGAAACAGAAAGCGAATGCGCTCGGCAAACCGCTCTCGCGCGGCACCGCGCAGATGATCCTGCAGACCTCGGCGCGTGCGATGAGCGGCGGCAATCTCAACTCCGTCGGCGCGGGATTGCTCGATGCGAATGCGGCGGTCGCCAAGTTGATCAATACGAAGTGGCTGTACTTGCCCGCGATCCTCCGATAA
- a CDS encoding SHOCT domain-containing protein, with translation MKSSTIWIGGLIGVALVCAVVFVAGFPLMARGHGAMMGAYGEYGMMGGGAVIGLWRLALMGLFGLIVVAVIGTAISLRTGHNPAEPPAAVLSPLDVLKLRYARGEIDKAQFEQMKIDIR, from the coding sequence GTGAAAAGCTCGACAATCTGGATCGGCGGTCTGATCGGCGTGGCGCTGGTCTGTGCCGTTGTGTTTGTGGCCGGCTTCCCGCTCATGGCGCGTGGGCATGGCGCGATGATGGGCGCGTACGGCGAATACGGCATGATGGGCGGGGGCGCCGTCATCGGCTTGTGGCGCCTGGCACTGATGGGCCTGTTCGGCTTGATCGTCGTGGCGGTCATTGGCACGGCCATCTCGCTCCGCACAGGGCACAACCCGGCAGAGCCCCCGGCTGCGGTGCTGTCGCCGCTCGACGTGCTCAAGCTGCGCTATGCGCGCGGCGAAATCGACAAAGCGCAGTTCGAGCAGATGAAGATTGATATCCGATAG
- a CDS encoding OsmC family protein, with protein sequence MVWKDGMAFEGTTTTGHKIIIDASREGGGEDRGPKPIELLLTGLAGCTAMDVLSVLRKKREPLKGLEVYVEGERAGDHPMVYKHITIVYRVYGDVNDASVARAVELSNTKYCGVHAMLEKTAHIHSRYEIIREKDMTPVPAS encoded by the coding sequence ATGGTCTGGAAGGACGGCATGGCGTTTGAGGGCACGACAACGACCGGCCACAAGATCATCATTGACGCGTCGCGCGAAGGCGGCGGCGAAGATCGCGGCCCGAAGCCGATTGAATTGCTCTTGACCGGTCTGGCCGGCTGCACGGCGATGGATGTGCTGTCAGTGCTGCGCAAGAAGCGCGAGCCGTTGAAGGGGCTGGAGGTCTACGTGGAGGGCGAGCGCGCCGGCGATCACCCGATGGTCTACAAGCACATCACGATCGTCTACCGCGTTTATGGCGATGTGAACGACGCGTCGGTTGCGCGCGCGGTCGAGCTGTCGAACACCAAGTACTGCGGCGTGCATGCGATGCTGGAGAAGACCGCGCACATTCACTCGCGCTACGAGATCATCCGCGAGAAAGACATGACGCCGGTTCCGGCGTCGTAG